Proteins encoded by one window of Pelecanus crispus isolate bPelCri1 chromosome 8, bPelCri1.pri, whole genome shotgun sequence:
- the NFATC3 gene encoding nuclear factor of activated T-cells, cytoplasmic 3 isoform X1 → MTTANCGATDEFDFRLIFGEDGQPGPGPPLGPADLESDDCASIYIFNVDQPSSSVNQPICIPRHGLQSHSSPLSPPTRLQGHKNYEGTCEVPESKYSPLGGPKPFECPSIQITSISPNCHQGIEANEDELHTNGTENEYMERPSRDHLYLPLEPSYRESSLSPSPASSISSRSWFSDASSCESISHVYDDVDSELNEAAARFTLGSPLASPGGSPRGPSDESWQQPYGFGHALSPRQSPCHSPRTSITDENWLSPRPTSRPSSRPTSPCGKRRHSSAEICYAGSLSPHHSPTPSPGHSPRGSITEDTWLNTSIHNVQGLNSGLSPFQCCTETDIPLKTRKTSEDQTATLSGKIDICPEEQGNLSTSLETAVDDCSGSQHTLKKDLPGDQFLSVPSHFTWNKPKPGHTPIFRTSSLPPLDWPLPSHYGQCELKIEVQPKTHHRAHYETEGSRGAVKASTGGHPVVKLLGYSEKPVNLQMFIGTADDRYLRPHAFYQVHRITGKTVATASQEIIIASTKVLEIPLLPENNMSASIDCAGILKLRNSDIELRKGETDIGRKNTRVRLVFRVHIPQPSGKVLSLQTASIPVECSQRSAQELPQIEKYSINSCSVNGGHEMVVTGSNFLPESKIIFFEKGQDGRPQWEVEGKIIREKCQGANIILEVPPYHNKTITAAVQVQFYLCNGKRKKSQSQRFTYTPVIMKQEHRDEMDLSAVPSLALPHTSNVQGLHSIRTQLPSPEQGHPHDNLLSTSPRSLVCPVQPPYTAMVTSAVSHLPHMQGRNLSPSEECHVLPPAVVQSFQVTSAPPVRPSYQPMQSNDVYNGQSGLPMNSASSQGFDTISFQQDTAVPHLINLSCQALPPMQFHSSNPGSVSTSSTAGHPLAHPAHSGQSSSHLPSMGYHCPSAGQGSIPSAMSRSLGQSSPQLQQVPYHSTNPASASSPSPTASHPLVHSPLSGPSSPQLQPLPYQSPSSGPASSPPPTTVSHSGQHSPQAHSPALGGLNAASSLVHHTVCDSSPFSPDGAAINIKPEPEDRELNFQTIGLQDITLDDDSFISDLEYQPSGSTEKWTQHSALMSNSYVENLEVNEIIGRDMSQISVSHGTTVASQSARTCPGSLETRISDGIQ, encoded by the exons atcttGAGTCAGATGACTGTGCATCCATATACATCTTTAATGTAGACCAACCATCATCCTCTGTAAATCAGCCAATTTGTATTCCTCGCCATGGGTTGCAGTCTCACTCCTCTCCTCTGTCACCACCTACAAGACTTCAGGGTCATAAGAACTATGAAGGAACTTGTGAGGTACCAGAATCCAAATATAGTCCACTAGGTGGACCCAAACCCTTTGAGTGCCCCAGTATTCAAATTACATCTATTTCACCTAACTGTCATCAAGGGATTGAAGCCAATGAAGATGAATTGCACACAAATGGCACAGAAAATGAGTATATGGAAAGGCCTTCACGGGACCATCTCTATCTTCCTCTTGAGCCATCATATAGGGAATCATCCCTTAGTCCAAGCCCTGCCAGTAGCATTTCGTCCAGAAGTTGGTTTTCAGATGCTTCCTCTTGTGAATCCATTTCCCATGTTTATGATGATGTAGACTCAGAGCTAAATGAAGCAGCTGCTCGATTTACCCTTGGCTCTCCTTTGGCATCCCCTGGTGGTTCTCCGAGAGGTCCCAGTGATGAATCTTGGCAGCAGCCTTATGGATTTGGGCATGCCTTGTCACCTAGACAGTCTCCCTGTCATTCTCCTAGAACTAGTATTACAGATGAAAATTGGCTAAGCCCTAGGCCAACATCAAGGCCATCATCGAGACCTACATCCCCCTGTGGGAAACGACGACACTCCAGTGCTGAGATTTGCTATGCTGGTTCTCTCTCTCCTCACCATTCTCCAACTCCATCACCTGGCCATTCTCCCAGAGGAAGCATAACAGAAGACACGTGGCTAAACACTTCCATCCATAACGTACAAGGCCTTAATTCTGGCCTTTCACCATTTCAGTGTTGTACAGAGACTGATATTCCTCTAAAAACAAGAAAGACCTCAGAGGATCAGACTGCCACTTTATCTGGAAAAATAGATATCTGTCCTGAAGAACAGGGTAACTTATCAACATCCCTTGAAACTGCAGTAGATGACTGCTCTGGATCTCAACACACCTTGAAAAAAGATTTGCCTGGAGAccaatttctttctgttccttcgCACTTTACTTGGAACAAACCAAAGCCTGGTCATACTCCTATATTTCG cacatctTCATTGCCACCTCTTGACTGGCCTTTACCAAGTCATTACGGGCAGTGTGAACTGAAAATAGAAGTCCAGCCTAAAACTCATCACAGAGCACACTAtgaaacagaaggaagcagaggagcAGTAAAAGCATCTACTGGAGGACACCCTGTAGTGAAG CTCCTGGGCTACAGCGAAAAGCCAGTAAACCTACAAATGTTCATCGGAACAGCAGATGATCGCTACTTAAGACCTCATGCGTTCTACCAGGTGCACCGAATCACTGGAAAAACAGTTGCAACAGCTAGTCAAGAGATAATAATTGCCAGCACAAAAGTTTTGGAAATACCActtcttcctgaaaataataTGTCAGCCAG TATCGATTGTGCTGGTATTTTGAAACTTCGCAATTCAGATATAGAGCTCCGTAAAGGAGAGACAGATATTGGAAGAAAGAATACCAGAGTGCGACTTGTGTTTCGTGTTCACATCCCACAACCTAGTGGAAAAGTCTTATCTCTGCAGACTGCTTCCATACCTGTTGAATGCT ctcagcGATCTGCTCAAGAACTTCCTCAGATTGAGAAGTACAGCATCAATAGCTGCTCAGTAAATGGAGGCCATGAAATGGTGGTGACAGGATCCAATTTTCTTCCAGAAtccaaaattatattttttgaaaaaggaCAAG ATGGACGACCACAGTGGGAagtagaagggaaaataattagGGAAAAGTGTCAAGGG GCAAACATCATACTTGAAGTTCCTCCATACCATAACAAAACCATTACAGCTGCAGTTCAGGTGCAGTTTTATCTCTGCAatggcaagaggaaaaaaagccagtcTCAACGTTTTACTTATACACCAg tTATAATGAAACAAGAGCACAGAGATGAGATGGATTTGTCTGCTGTTCCATCTTTGGCCCTGCCTCATACAAGCAATGTCCAGGGCCTGCACTCTATCCGAACTCAATTGCCTTCACCAGAGCAAGGGCATCCACATGACAATTTACTGTCTACATCACCCAGGAGCCTTGTATGTCCAGTTCAACCACCATACACAGCAATGGTGACCTCAGCAGTATCCCACCTGCCACATATGCAAGGCAGAAACCTTAGTCCGAGTGAAGAGTGTCATGTTTTGCCTCCTGCTGTGGTTCAGTCTTTTCAGGTAACATCAGCACCTCCTGTGAGGCCTTCTTACCAGCCTATGCAGTCTAACGATGTATACAATGGACAGTCTGGTCTTCCTATGAACTCTGCCTCCAGCCAAGGATTTGATACTATTTCCTTTCAGCAAGACACTGCTGTACCTCATTTGATAAATCTTAGCTGCCAAGCTCTACCACCAATGCAGTTTCATTCTTCAAATCCAGGTTCTGTGTCAACATCAAGTACAGCAGGGCACCCACTAGCACACCCAGCTCATTCAGGACAGTCGTCTTCTCACCTACCATCAATGGGGTACCACTGCCCGAGCGCTGGGCAGGGCTCCATCCCTTCTGCAATGAGTCGGTCCCTTGGGCAgtcttctccccagctgcaacAAGTCCCATACCACTCTACAAATCCAGCATCCGcatcatccccatccccaacaGCTTCCCACCCTTTGGTCCATTCACCGCTGTCTGGACCTTCTTCACCCCAGCTACAACCTCTGCCTTACCAATCTCCTAGCTCAGGACCTGCCTCATCTCCCCCACCAACCACTGTAAGTCACTCGGGACAGCACTCCCCTCAAGCGCATAGTCCAGCACTGGGAGGCCTTAATGCAGCGTCATCCCTAGTACACCATACCGTATGCGATTCATCTCCATTTTCACCAGATGGGGCAGCTATTAACATTAAACCAGAACCTGAAGATCGAGAATTGAATTTTCAAACCATAGGACTACAAGACATCACGCTAGATGATG
- the NFATC3 gene encoding nuclear factor of activated T-cells, cytoplasmic 3 isoform X2, with product MTTANCGATDEFDFRLIFGEDGQPGPGPPLGPADLESDDCASIYIFNVDQPSSSVNQPICIPRHGLQSHSSPLSPPTRLQGHKNYEGTCEVPESKYSPLGGPKPFECPSIQITSISPNCHQGIEANEDELHTNGTENEYMERPSRDHLYLPLEPSYRESSLSPSPASSISSRSWFSDASSCESISHVYDDVDSELNEAAARFTLGSPLASPGGSPRGPSDESWQQPYGFGHALSPRQSPCHSPRTSITDENWLSPRPTSRPSSRPTSPCGKRRHSSAEICYAGSLSPHHSPTPSPGHSPRGSITEDTWLNTSIHNVQGLNSGLSPFQCCTETDIPLKTRKTSEDQTATLSGKIDICPEEQGNLSTSLETAVDDCSGSQHTLKKDLPGDQFLSVPSHFTWNKPKPGHTPIFRTSSLPPLDWPLPSHYGQCELKIEVQPKTHHRAHYETEGSRGAVKASTGGHPVVKLLGYSEKPVNLQMFIGTADDRYLRPHAFYQVHRITGKTVATASQEIIIASTKVLEIPLLPENNMSASIDCAGILKLRNSDIELRKGETDIGRKNTRVRLVFRVHIPQPSGKVLSLQTASIPVECSQRSAQELPQIEKYSINSCSVNGGHEMVVTGSNFLPESKIIFFEKGQDGRPQWEVEGKIIREKCQGANIILEVPPYHNKTITAAVQVQFYLCNGKRKKSQSQRFTYTPVIMKQEHRDEMDLSAVPSLALPHTSNVQGLHSIRTQLPSPEQGHPHDNLLSTSPRSLVCPVQPPYTAMVTSAVSHLPHMQGRNLSPSEECHVLPPAVVQSFQVTSAPPVRPSYQPMQSNDVYNGQSGLPMNSASSQGFDTISFQQDTAVPHLINLSCQALPPMQFHSSNPGSVSTSSTAGHPLAHPAHSGQSSSHLPSMGYHCPSAGQGSIPSAMSRSLGQSSPQLQQVPYHSTNPASASSPSPTASHPLVHSPLSGPSSPQLQPLPYQSPSSGPASSPPPTTVSHSGQHSPQAHSPALGGLNAASSLVHHTVCDSSPFSPDGAAINIKPEPEDRELNFQTIGLQDITLDDVNEIIGRDMSQISVSHGTTVASQSARTCPGSLETRISDGIQ from the exons atcttGAGTCAGATGACTGTGCATCCATATACATCTTTAATGTAGACCAACCATCATCCTCTGTAAATCAGCCAATTTGTATTCCTCGCCATGGGTTGCAGTCTCACTCCTCTCCTCTGTCACCACCTACAAGACTTCAGGGTCATAAGAACTATGAAGGAACTTGTGAGGTACCAGAATCCAAATATAGTCCACTAGGTGGACCCAAACCCTTTGAGTGCCCCAGTATTCAAATTACATCTATTTCACCTAACTGTCATCAAGGGATTGAAGCCAATGAAGATGAATTGCACACAAATGGCACAGAAAATGAGTATATGGAAAGGCCTTCACGGGACCATCTCTATCTTCCTCTTGAGCCATCATATAGGGAATCATCCCTTAGTCCAAGCCCTGCCAGTAGCATTTCGTCCAGAAGTTGGTTTTCAGATGCTTCCTCTTGTGAATCCATTTCCCATGTTTATGATGATGTAGACTCAGAGCTAAATGAAGCAGCTGCTCGATTTACCCTTGGCTCTCCTTTGGCATCCCCTGGTGGTTCTCCGAGAGGTCCCAGTGATGAATCTTGGCAGCAGCCTTATGGATTTGGGCATGCCTTGTCACCTAGACAGTCTCCCTGTCATTCTCCTAGAACTAGTATTACAGATGAAAATTGGCTAAGCCCTAGGCCAACATCAAGGCCATCATCGAGACCTACATCCCCCTGTGGGAAACGACGACACTCCAGTGCTGAGATTTGCTATGCTGGTTCTCTCTCTCCTCACCATTCTCCAACTCCATCACCTGGCCATTCTCCCAGAGGAAGCATAACAGAAGACACGTGGCTAAACACTTCCATCCATAACGTACAAGGCCTTAATTCTGGCCTTTCACCATTTCAGTGTTGTACAGAGACTGATATTCCTCTAAAAACAAGAAAGACCTCAGAGGATCAGACTGCCACTTTATCTGGAAAAATAGATATCTGTCCTGAAGAACAGGGTAACTTATCAACATCCCTTGAAACTGCAGTAGATGACTGCTCTGGATCTCAACACACCTTGAAAAAAGATTTGCCTGGAGAccaatttctttctgttccttcgCACTTTACTTGGAACAAACCAAAGCCTGGTCATACTCCTATATTTCG cacatctTCATTGCCACCTCTTGACTGGCCTTTACCAAGTCATTACGGGCAGTGTGAACTGAAAATAGAAGTCCAGCCTAAAACTCATCACAGAGCACACTAtgaaacagaaggaagcagaggagcAGTAAAAGCATCTACTGGAGGACACCCTGTAGTGAAG CTCCTGGGCTACAGCGAAAAGCCAGTAAACCTACAAATGTTCATCGGAACAGCAGATGATCGCTACTTAAGACCTCATGCGTTCTACCAGGTGCACCGAATCACTGGAAAAACAGTTGCAACAGCTAGTCAAGAGATAATAATTGCCAGCACAAAAGTTTTGGAAATACCActtcttcctgaaaataataTGTCAGCCAG TATCGATTGTGCTGGTATTTTGAAACTTCGCAATTCAGATATAGAGCTCCGTAAAGGAGAGACAGATATTGGAAGAAAGAATACCAGAGTGCGACTTGTGTTTCGTGTTCACATCCCACAACCTAGTGGAAAAGTCTTATCTCTGCAGACTGCTTCCATACCTGTTGAATGCT ctcagcGATCTGCTCAAGAACTTCCTCAGATTGAGAAGTACAGCATCAATAGCTGCTCAGTAAATGGAGGCCATGAAATGGTGGTGACAGGATCCAATTTTCTTCCAGAAtccaaaattatattttttgaaaaaggaCAAG ATGGACGACCACAGTGGGAagtagaagggaaaataattagGGAAAAGTGTCAAGGG GCAAACATCATACTTGAAGTTCCTCCATACCATAACAAAACCATTACAGCTGCAGTTCAGGTGCAGTTTTATCTCTGCAatggcaagaggaaaaaaagccagtcTCAACGTTTTACTTATACACCAg tTATAATGAAACAAGAGCACAGAGATGAGATGGATTTGTCTGCTGTTCCATCTTTGGCCCTGCCTCATACAAGCAATGTCCAGGGCCTGCACTCTATCCGAACTCAATTGCCTTCACCAGAGCAAGGGCATCCACATGACAATTTACTGTCTACATCACCCAGGAGCCTTGTATGTCCAGTTCAACCACCATACACAGCAATGGTGACCTCAGCAGTATCCCACCTGCCACATATGCAAGGCAGAAACCTTAGTCCGAGTGAAGAGTGTCATGTTTTGCCTCCTGCTGTGGTTCAGTCTTTTCAGGTAACATCAGCACCTCCTGTGAGGCCTTCTTACCAGCCTATGCAGTCTAACGATGTATACAATGGACAGTCTGGTCTTCCTATGAACTCTGCCTCCAGCCAAGGATTTGATACTATTTCCTTTCAGCAAGACACTGCTGTACCTCATTTGATAAATCTTAGCTGCCAAGCTCTACCACCAATGCAGTTTCATTCTTCAAATCCAGGTTCTGTGTCAACATCAAGTACAGCAGGGCACCCACTAGCACACCCAGCTCATTCAGGACAGTCGTCTTCTCACCTACCATCAATGGGGTACCACTGCCCGAGCGCTGGGCAGGGCTCCATCCCTTCTGCAATGAGTCGGTCCCTTGGGCAgtcttctccccagctgcaacAAGTCCCATACCACTCTACAAATCCAGCATCCGcatcatccccatccccaacaGCTTCCCACCCTTTGGTCCATTCACCGCTGTCTGGACCTTCTTCACCCCAGCTACAACCTCTGCCTTACCAATCTCCTAGCTCAGGACCTGCCTCATCTCCCCCACCAACCACTGTAAGTCACTCGGGACAGCACTCCCCTCAAGCGCATAGTCCAGCACTGGGAGGCCTTAATGCAGCGTCATCCCTAGTACACCATACCGTATGCGATTCATCTCCATTTTCACCAGATGGGGCAGCTATTAACATTAAACCAGAACCTGAAGATCGAGAATTGAATTTTCAAACCATAGGACTACAAGACATCACGCTAGATGATG